A single window of Plasmodium malariae genome assembly, chromosome: 8 DNA harbors:
- the PmUG01_08046400 gene encoding YTH domain-containing protein, putative — MNNSCSALVPPFQDVKNLYSRAKTKFFLIKSSSDKNISISLNFNIWATTPKNENKFVTAFVENDYVVLIFSVNGSSKFCGYAIMQSKPGMSKNNHVYFYYDDKIFRGRNFDIQWIRVVDVAFQEVSHLKNSLNENKPIKVGRDGQEIEQIAGIKLCEIFEAKFVKINNIADTQPKKNIQTAQDVNENNSVGSPCTDEKKQIGTLSPSNNNSNTNYNPIRTIQEESQYNLFNIYNPALHIFPIDLTNMNYDEYIDLYEKSLLVWQQKMLQLK; from the exons atgaATAATAGTTGCTCTGCCTTAGTGCCTCCATTCCAGGATGtcaaaaatttat ACTCACGTGCAAAAACTAAGTTTTTTCTCATTAAGAGCTCTTCAGACAAAAACATTTcaatttctttaaattttaatatatgggCAACAACTCcaaaaaacgaaaataaaTTCGTCACTGCTTTTGTG GAAAATGACTACGTCGTTTTAATATTCTCCGTTAATGGAAGTTCTAAATTTTGCGGTTATGCCATTATGCAATcaaa GCCTGGTATGTCAAAAAACAatcatgtttatttttattatgacgACAAAATATTTCGGGGGAGAAACTTCGACATCCAGTGGATTAGagt AGTTGACGTAGCTTTCCAGGAAGTGTCCCACTTGAAAAACAGCTTGAATGAAAACAAACCAATAAAAGTTGGTAGAGATGGTCAG gaAATCGAACAAATAGCAGGAATTAAACTGTGTGAGATATTTGAAGCGAAGTTTGtcaaaataaacaatatagC AGATACGCAACctaaaaaaaacatacaaaCAGCACAAGATGTTAATGAAAACAATTCAGTAGGAAGTCCATGTACGGATGAAAAAAAGCAGATAGGAACATTGAGCCcttcaaataataattcaaataCAAATTACAACCCCATTCGAACTATACAAGAAGAATCGcagtataatttatttaatatatataacccAGCTTTACACATTTTCCCGATAGATCTGACAAACATGAATTATGACGAATATATTGATTTGTATGAAAAATCCCTATTAGTATGGCAGCAAAAAATGCTACAGCTAAAATAA